Part of the Methanobrevibacter olleyae genome is shown below.
AAGAAATAGTTAAAAATAATGAAAAGATTAATAAGATAACGGCTATCTTTTTTTTCATTTTTTAAACTCCTTAAATTTGGACTTAATAAATATTCAATGATTTATAATAGCTCTATTTAGCCATTATTATGTATAATAATTTCATAATAAAAATTTTAAAATAATAACTTTATAATAATAAAATTATAATAATAATTTTAAAATAATAATTTTATAATAAAAATTTTATATATAAATTTGATTAAACATATAAATCAACTAATAAATTAAATCCATTTTTTTTAAATCTATAGATTTTAATCAATAGATTTATCTTATTTTTAAGACTTTATTGAAATCCTATTTTTTGTATTTATTTAAAAAGATAAAATTATTTTAAATTATAAAATAATAGTTTTTACTTTAAAATTTTAAAGGATTTCAACAGAACATTTTAAAATGGAAATCTATAGATTTTAATCAATAGACTTATCTTATTTTTAAAATGAGATATCTTATTTAATCTATTAAATAAGCATAATTTTTTTAATTAGGAAGGTTTTTAAATTAAAAAATAAATCATAGTTAATTAATAGACTTTTAATACAAATTAGAAAAACCATAACTTAATTTTTTTATTTTAAAGATTATCTATCTTTTTAGTTTAGATTTCTAAAATTAGATATTTTTTAAAATTAATTTATAGTTTTTTATGGTAAATAAAAATATTTACTATAATAGTTCTCTTTTTTTTCATTTATAAATATAATTGTTTTATGGTACTATAACTTTTTATCATATAGTTTATTTTTTTTAAAGATTTTTTTAATTTTATATTAAATCAAGTTTAATTTTATTTTTTTTAAGGTTTTTTTAATTTTATATTAAATGAGATTTAATTTTATTTTTTTTTAAGATTTTTTTAATTTTATATTAAATCAAGTTTAATTTTATTATGCTTTAATTTAAAAAAATAACATTGTTATTTTACTGAATAATTTTTAATGTTTCTTTATATAAAATAGATTATCTACTTAATGAGTAACTATTTATATTTAAATAATAACAAATATAATAATAAAAGATTGAATGAAATAATTTTTATAAAAATTAAGTATATGAATTGTTTTATAAATTATTTTTAGCTATGGTTTTTTTAAAATTTTTATTTAATCCTTTAATAGAAAATCATTATTTAATTCACTAAATAGTTTATAAAAAACGATAGAAATTCAATATATGATTTGGATTGAAAATGTTAACTATAATTATTGAAGATATGGATGGAAATATCATTGGCAAACAATCTTACCTTAAAGATTATCCCACTAATAAATCTACAACTAAAAGGGAAAAAATAGAATTTGATGATTATTTTTTAAATGAATTAGATATGGCCTTAGGTGTTTTAATACATGATAAATCTGAAGATGATTTTTTAATCTGCTTTTTAAACGAAAATCTTTTAAATTATTCTAATTTGGATTTAGAAGATGTTGGAGGAGCATATCTATTTAAATATATGAGTTTTCTTAAAGAACTGAATATTAAAGATCTTCTATTTGCATCCTATGATAATAATGAAACACTAGAACTTAAGGTCTTACAGTATGTAGAAGATGTTCTGGTAGTGTCTAAAACTTATAAATTTTTCAGATTCAAAGATAAGCTTTATTTTAAAATAAATAAATCTGATGATTTGGATATTTTAAATAGATCCAATAGAGAAACAATAGAAAACTCTGAACTTAGTGTAGGGATTATTCAAGCTAATAAATGGGTTTATGGAAATAAAACATTTTGTAAGATTAATAATGTTAATATGGATACTATTTCTCAACTAGACTTATTTAGCAAAGACATAATAAGTAGGGAGCTAATTACTAGAGATGAGTTAAGATACATTCTAGATGATATACTAAACCGCAAACAATTTTTCTTTAGGGATGATATTAAGATAAATTATAATGGTGAGATTAGATATATAACTGAATTTATATATCCCATATCCTTTAACAATCAGCATGCTATAGAACTTATATTTTTAGATTTAACTGAGGAAAAAAACTTAAAAGAAAACTTCAATGCTTTAAACCAGAAACTTGAAAGTATCCTAAAATTAGCAAAACTATCTATATGTCAAATTAAAAGGGGAAAAATTTATTGCTCTAGTGAATTTTTTTCAATTTTTGATATATCCCCTAATAGCTTGGATATATCTGAAAGGGTAGATAGGATAGAGGATTTTTTTAATATAATTGAAGGATTTATTATAAAAGCAGATTATATGGAATTGCTTAAAGAAATCAATAGGCAAAAAAAGAAGTCAAATAAGCTTGATCTTTCATTTAGGATAAGGACAAAAAAATTGAATATGAAAACCTTAAACTGTAGTTTTACTATTTATGAAGATAATCCATTAAGAATGGTAGCTTATATTCAAGATATAACTAATGAAGACTCTTTAGAAAAAGAGCTAAATCATCAATTAGATGAATACGGGAAGTTATATAAAAAATCAGAAGAATCTAAAATGGAATTAGAAGGTCAGTTAGAGATAAGAGATTTTATTTTAGAAGATTTCCATGAAAAAGTCAATAGAAACTTAAATTTATTTATAGATTTACTAGATTCTTATCTAGAAAATAATCCTAAAAGATTAGAAAATTACTTTAAAATATTTCAAAAAAGAATTGAAATATTAAAGGACATTAATGAAATCTCTAGAAATCTAGATTATTGGAAAGAGTTAGAATTTAGAGAATTTATTGATAATGCTATTAATTGTCACTTTAAGGACCTATTTAAATCAACAGTAATCAATTTAAACATGAGTTCTGATATCTACTTTAGAAGGGATGAAATAGATTTAATATATTTAATTTTGTCTGAATTTTTTATCAACATTCTTAATATAGAAGAGGCATCTATTGATACTTTGGAAATAAATGCAGATGAAGATAAAGAATTTATTGTTTTAGAATTGAATGCTTTTATCTTAAATAAAATTGATTTATATGATTTGGATTTTATTGGATTCATTAAAAAATTTGAAAAAAGGAGTTTATATGATATAGTGATTTCTGGTTTTAATAAGGATAAGAAAAGGAGTTTCTATGATATGGGGATTTCTGGTTTTAATGAAGGTAAGAAAAGGAGTTTCTATGATATAGTGATTTCTGGTTTTAATGAAGGAATTAATATGAAGATTATATTTAAAAACGATATTTAGTGGGATTAACATGAAAATTGTTTTAGAAGATATGGATAGGAAGCATATTAAAACTATAAATAATATAGAAAGGGAAAATTTCTTCAATTATTCTCCTAAGGTCATATCAATAGATTATAATGAAAACTTTAAACTATTTGATAAATTAGATTATGATACAATTATTCTCAGACCATGTGAAAAAAGTAAGGATTTCATTATAGAGTATATATCAGAGAATTACATTGATTATATTAATTCTAGCAATGATTTAGATATAGAAATAAGTTATGATAATATTGTTGGAAGATACCTCTCTAAAACATTTCCATTTATTGAAAATTATAATCTTTTAAAAATATTTAATGAAATAGTTGAAAATAAAGGAAGGTATGAGTTTAGAGAGATTAAATACATTGATAATATCTTAGTATCTAGTTATAGGCATAAAATCTTTATCTGTGATGACAAACTTTTTCATTTAGCTTACTTTGAAAATGATTTAGAACTTTTATATTTTACTGGAGAAGAATTCTTTGATAAATCTGAAAGACCTTACATATTAGTTGAAGGAAATGAAATTTTAAAAGTAAACAATAAATTTTTAGAGTACTTTAATTGTGATAAGGAAGAGATTTTAGCTTATTATGATATTAAGAAACTTAAATTTGATGGATTAAGCCTTGATGATTTTAATGTATTGTTAAATAATTTATTAAATAGAAAATCCTTTTTTGAAATATTTGAATTTTCATATACTGATTCTAAAAATAAAGAGCGATGGTTAAAGGGATTTGCATCTCCTTCAAGTTTTAACTTTAGACCAGCAGTGAAAATATTCTTTCAAGAAATTACAGAAGAGAAAAGATATGAATCAGAATCATTATCTCTAAGAGATACTTTAAGGCTAGTTCAAAATGAAAATGCTATTGCCGGATTTTTTAAAAACACTTATAAAGATAATCGAAAACTATTAGATACTGATATTCATAATTCTGATGATTATCATGAAGAGAATATTCTAAATAGCAGTATTGATAATTCTCGAAAGAGAGCTGTTTTTAGTGAATTAGATAATGATTCTGATTTAGGCCTAAAAAGTAATGATTCTGATTTAGGCCTAAAATATAATGATTCTAATTTAACTGTAATTTCAAAAAAAGACCTTAGTTTAGAAAATATTTATGATAAAAATTTTCATTGGAGAAGTGTCTATGATAGAAATTCCAATTTATATGATAGCTCAGCTAAAAACTCACAAAACCCTTTAAATTTTTCAGATAGAGAAATCTATGAAGAAGATTTAAATTCAGATAATATTTTAGATATTTTAGATAAGAAAACAATATTTTCAAAGGGATTATATAACATTCTTGATTTAGATTCTGATTATTATAATTTAGAAGAAATTAAATTTTCTGATTTTATTTCAAATCAAGACAAGGAAAGTTTCAAATTAGAGCTTAATGATTTTTCTAAGAATTATAATACTATAAATACAAATTTTAGGATAAAAACTAAAAATAATGTGGAGAAATATATAAATTTCATCATTAAAGGAAAGTTTGATGAAAATGGCAATAATATAGATTACATTGGATTTTTAAAGGATGATAGTGAGAGAATTTATAAAGAAAATAAGTTAAAGGATAGTTTTTATAAAATGGAAAAATCATTATCTGAAATTCAAAATACCATTATTGAATTAGAAAATGCTAAAGAATCTAGGGAAATATTATTAAATGATTTTCATAATTTAATCAATGATCTATTAAATCTTCTTTCTGGGATTATGAAAAATAGCTTAGATTCTAATTTAAATAAAGTAGAAATCCTTCAAGATCTTGAAAGAAGAGTTAATGTATTGGTTTTAGCTTATCAATATATTGATAAAAATTTTGATTTACTTAATATGAATATTAAAACCTATATTGAAGAGTTGATGGCTTATTTATTTAAATATCTCAATTTAAACTTCAAATATAGTTTAGATTTAGAAGATGTTTATATGGATATTGGAACCTTATCTTTTTTAGGAATTATAATATATGAATTTGTTTATAATATTTTTACTTATGATTTAAAGGAAGAATCATTTTCTATTAATATAAAGTTAAATGTTCTGAAGAGAAATAATAATAATAATAATAATAATAATAATAATAATAATAATAATAATAATAATAATAATAATAATAATAATCAGCGATATGCTATATTAGAGATAAAAAGTAATTATAGTAATTTCCATTTAAATAATAAAGAAAATATAAATGATAAATATCATTCCACTATCAATTTAATAGAACATATTATAGATTCTCTAAATTTTGAACTTATTAAATCAGATGATAAAGAATCATTTAAACTTAAATTTCCCCTAATAAAGGATTATATTCTTAGTTTAAATAATAATTAATTCATAAGCATTTTAATTTTTATTTTTAGGCTTTGTTGAAATACTACTTTCTAATTAATTGATATTGATTATTTTTTTAAACTAAATATAATATCAACTGAAAAAGGATTTCAACAAAGCCATTATTCTTATACAATAAGTTTATATAAATCAATTTGTTTAATATAAGTATAATATAAATAAAGGTAAAAAGTGATATCATGGCAGATGAAAATAAATTAAAATTAGAAACTAAATGTTATGATGCAATGGAATATGGCTATTTATATGGTTTAAATCAAAGAATACCTGATGAAGACTGGGAGAAAGTGAAACCCTACATGAGAAAATGGAAGAGAATGGACTTTGTAGAGGGAAATATTAAAGTTACAGGTAGACCAGAAGGATACAGATGTTTAGAGGAAGATGTTCCTAAAGTTGAAGAGATTCTTGGAATTACTAATACTCTTTCTAAAAGAAGAGCAAATATAGAAGCTAAAATGTCAGATCCATTAAAAAAAGTACAATTTAAAGACCAATGTTATAATTGGCTTGTTATGTTATTTAAAAATGGAACACGACCTAAACAAGATTTAAGTAGATTGGCAATCCATTCAACAAAGATTTATGACCCAGCAGATGGATTTAAAAATGGAGCAGAAGAGGGGTATGGAGAACTCTTTATTTACACTCCGCATGGAATGTGGTATGTAATTAATAATTCTAGCTCAGGAGCTAATAAAGCTTTAAATAATCTTGAAACTAAATTTGGTGGTGCTATAGCCTATAGGTTAATGTATGAAGATACTGTTGATACATTAATTAGAATATACACTGAAGAAAATGAGTATACAGGACCAAAATTATTCTAAGTAATTAGTATATAGGAATAGAATTATTCTAAATAATTAGTATATGGGACTGGAATTATTTTAAGTAATGAA
Proteins encoded:
- a CDS encoding PAS domain-containing protein, with protein sequence MLTIIIEDMDGNIIGKQSYLKDYPTNKSTTKREKIEFDDYFLNELDMALGVLIHDKSEDDFLICFLNENLLNYSNLDLEDVGGAYLFKYMSFLKELNIKDLLFASYDNNETLELKVLQYVEDVLVVSKTYKFFRFKDKLYFKINKSDDLDILNRSNRETIENSELSVGIIQANKWVYGNKTFCKINNVNMDTISQLDLFSKDIISRELITRDELRYILDDILNRKQFFFRDDIKINYNGEIRYITEFIYPISFNNQHAIELIFLDLTEEKNLKENFNALNQKLESILKLAKLSICQIKRGKIYCSSEFFSIFDISPNSLDISERVDRIEDFFNIIEGFIIKADYMELLKEINRQKKKSNKLDLSFRIRTKKLNMKTLNCSFTIYEDNPLRMVAYIQDITNEDSLEKELNHQLDEYGKLYKKSEESKMELEGQLEIRDFILEDFHEKVNRNLNLFIDLLDSYLENNPKRLENYFKIFQKRIEILKDINEISRNLDYWKELEFREFIDNAINCHFKDLFKSTVINLNMSSDIYFRRDEIDLIYLILSEFFINILNIEEASIDTLEINADEDKEFIVLELNAFILNKIDLYDLDFIGFIKKFEKRSLYDIVISGFNKDKKRSFYDMGISGFNEGKKRSFYDIVISGFNEGINMKIIFKNDI